gttttggggggtctgaggggttatggggggctcctgaggggtttttgggggtcctgaggggttttggggggggtctgaaGGGTTGAGGGGGGGGTCTTGAGGGGTTAAggagggggtcctgaggggttatgggggggctgaggggttgtggggggccctgaggggttgtgggggggtctgagaggttttggggggtcctggggggttgaggggggggtcctgaggggttatggggggatcCCACAAACTTGTGGCATTGGTTCGAgttaaagggggggggcaaggTGCGGCCCCCACCTTgtgaccccccaacccccccccccccccagacccccgaATCCCCcgagagcggcggcggcggcggcggggggagctCCGGGGGGCCTGGTGGGGGCCCTGATGGACGTGATGCAGAAGCGCAGCCGCGTCATCCACTCCTCGggtgagccggggggggggggcttttttggggggggggggggcaccgtgaGACGCCCCCCaaccctaaatcccccccatacccccccccccccgtccccccttTTCCCACAGACGAAGGCAACGACGACGACGACGAGGACGACGACGAGTGGGACGattgagcccccccccaattaacgCTTCCCGCAGCAATTAGTGCTAAGAAGAAGGTCCCGCAGCAATTAGTGCTAATTAGCAAGggttattaattaattaataaccccccccccccccccaagctttTACCTCACGGCGACGCGAATAAACACGGCAATACCCAAACAAACGATGGTGGGAGATGAATTACTGCTAATTAGGAGATGAATTATTGGTAATTAACAGCACGCCTTGCTAAATTCGGTAGTGgatggttattattattaattaattatggTAATTAGCAGGGTTTTAATGAGCCAGGCCCCGCCAAGGTGAATAAACACGGCAATACCCAAACAAATGATGGTGGGAGATGAATTACTGTTAATTAGGAGATGAATTATTGGTAATTAACAGCACGCCTTGCTAAATTCGGAAGTGGATGgtcattattattaattaattatggTAATTAGCAGGGTTTTAATGAGCCAGGCCCCACCAAGGTGAATAAACACGGCACCACTGAAACAAACGACGGTGGGAGATGAATTACTGTTAATTAGGAGATGAATTATTGGTAATTAACAGCACGCCTTGCTAAATTCGGTAGTGgctggttattattattaattaattatggTAATTAGCAGGGTTTTAATGAGCTCGGCCCCGCCAAGGTGAATAAACACGGCAATACCCAAACAAACGATGGTGGGAGATGAATTACTGTTAATTGGGAGATGAATTATTGGTAATTAATAGCACACCTTGCTAAATTTGGAAGTAGCcggttattattattaattaattatggTAATTAGCAGGGTTTTAATAAGCTCGGCCCCGCCAAGGCGAATAGACAGGGCACCACTGAAACAAACGACGGTGGGAGATGAATTACTGTTAATTAGGAGATGAATTATTGACAATTAACAGCATGCTCTGCTAAATTCAATAGTGGCCGagtattattaattaattatgcTAATTACCGGGGTTTTAATGAGGCGCTCGGCCCCGCCGAGGCGAGGAAACGCGGCGATACCCAAGCAAACGACGGCGGGAGACGGGGTTAATTGATAATTAACGGCTCGCACTGCCAAGTTCGATAGCGAACGGttattataattaattaatCACGTTAATTAGCGGGGTTTTAACGAGGCGCTCGGCCCCGCCGAGGCGAATAAACGCGGCACCGCCCCTAGGAACGGCGGCGGGAGATGAATTACCGATAACCAACGGCTCGCCCTGCTAAATTCGATAGCGGCTGGTTATTGTTAGTAGTTAATTACGCTAATTACCGGGGGTTTTAAGGAGCCACTCACCGCCGCTCCTCAGCCCCCGCCGGCAGCCTCCGCGCCGCCGTGAGGGGAGGAATCGAGGTTAGGGCGAGGGGCCCGGAGCCGCCGATCCCCGGCTTAACGGCTCGGGGGGCGCAGCCCCGCGCGGGCAGCGGGCGGGGTGGCGGAAAGGTCGGGATTTGGGCgaaaaaaaggcctttttgGGGCCGGAAGGCGCGGGGGCCGGAGGGGGCCGCCGGGAGATATGCAAatgaggcggcggcggcggccaatGGGAGCGCGGGGCGCGCGCGGGGGCCGCCGGGCGGAAGGGGAAGGGGCgcggggaggaaggagggaaaaaaaaagggggaaaagggaaaaaaacgcGAAGATGGCGGAAAATTTAAAAGGTGAgcgcggcgcggggggcggcggcggcgggagcggggggagagggggggggggggggggggaaagggcgcggggggggggggagggaggggggcgcggCGCGCCGCCGCGGGTTTCCCGCCTTTTTGCCGGGGGCgcgcgccggggccgggggggggagggggcgggggggagggggacagggcccccccccccccccccagggaaacccccccccccagggcccccccccccccagggaaccctcccccccagggcccctccCTCCaggaagcccccccccccagggaacccctccccccagggcccccccccccccagtgaccccccccattAAAgccccccccagtgaccccccccttATTAAAgccccccccagtgaccccccccattaaagcccccccagtgaccccccttATTAAAgcccccccagtgacccccccccattaaagcccccccccagtgacccccccaattgaagcccccagtgcccccccatatCAAAGCCcaccccccggtacccccctTTCTGGTGTCCCCCCCTCTgatgccccccgtgcccccacctCTGACaccacccccgtgcccccccatatAAGTGaccctccccagtgccccccccccataccaAGACCCCCCTCAACGaagccccccagtgccccccccatacAAGtgccccccaatgtcccccccatgtcccccccacctctgacaccccccagtgccccccccatacaagtgccccccccagtgcccccccatatcaaagccccccccccggtgaccccccccatatcccctcccaCCTCTGAcgccccccccatgcccccccccccccatatcaaGACCCCCCTCCACGGTACCCCCTttcttgtgcccccccccccatataagtgccccccccattgcccTCCCCATATCAAAGCTcaccccccggtgcccccctttcttgtgcccccccccgacaccccccccCATGGTTCCCCCCATACCTCTGACGtccccccctgtgccccccccccttatcAAAGCCCCCCCATCTGGTTTCCCCTCCCGTATCCcccccctgacaccccccccatACCAAGACCCCCTCAATGaagcccccagtgcccccccataCAAGtgcccccccattgccccccataTCAAAACCCACCCCCTGGTACCCCCCTTTCTTGTGCCCCCCATATAAGTGACCCCCCCCATACCAAGACCCCTCCACGAAGCCcgcccagtgcccccccatacaagtgcccccccagtgcccccccatatCAAAGCCcacccccccggtaccccccccatgtcccccccacctctgacgcccccccccccccatgtcccccttcctcctctgatgcccccccccccgacgccCCCCATATAAGTgaccctcccagtgcccccccatacaagtgcccccccccattgcccccccccatatcAAAACCcaccccccggtacccccctTTCTGGTGCCCCCATATAAGTGGCCCCCATACCAAGACCCCCTCCACGaagccccccagtgccccccccatacAAGTGCCCCCCCATTGCCTCCCCATATCAAAGCCcaccccccggtaccccccccatatcccccccaccTCTGATGCCCCCCCCCGatgcccccccagtgccccccccatatCAAAGCCcaccccccggtaccccccatatccccccccacctctgatgccccccccgtgcccccccccttataagtgacccccccagtgccccccccatacCAAGACCCCCCTCCACGAatccccccagcgcccccccccatACAAgtgccccccattgcccccccccacaTCAAAGCCcaccccccggtcccccccccttcctggTGCCCCCcctgacgccccccccccccccccccagagtgCCGGGTGTGCTGCAAGTCGTCGTGGGCGCAGCTGCAGGACCTGTGCCGCCTGCAGCGGGTGCAGTGCCGGGCGCTGGGCGTCACGCGCCGCAACCTGGCCCACTTCGAGGTCGAGTACCTCTGCGACTACAAGCGCGTCCGGGTGAgtggggggcccccccccccccaaaaaaaattgggggggtcccggtgccctggggggggggggtttgggggtcccctGACGCCAGGAGCCCTGGTCCAAGGGGGCTCCAAATCCCTTTGGGGTCTCCCCAGCCCCAAGGAgtccccaaattgtccccaaatccccctgggttttggggtgtgtcccccaagacccccccaaaatattgGGGTCTCCCCCCTCAAATATTGGGGTctccccccccaaggcccccaaaTCGCCCTGGGCATTGGGGTCTCCCCAGCCCCAAGGATCCCCGAattgtccccaaatccccctgggttttggggtgtccccccccccaagaccccccccaaatactGGTGTCTCCCCCCTGCCCAaggcccccccaaatccccctggaCTTCGGGGTctcccctccccagacccccccaacccccccaaatttcggggtgcccccccctaacctctcccccccccccaggacgaGGAGTACTGCCTGGTGAAGTCCCCCGATTCCCCTGGATTTTGGAGGtctccccttccccactccccccaaatccccccaaattttggggtctccccaccccagacccccccaacccccccaccatTATTGGGGCCCTCCCCAACCGTTATCCTCCCCCCAGGACGAGGAGTACTGCCTGGTCAAGTGGCGCGGCTACCCTCACTCCCCCCAATTTTGGGGtctccccttccccactcccctccaaatccccccagacTTTGGGTTCTCCccaccccagacccccccaaatttcgGGGTACCCCCCCaaccctttttctccccccccccaggacgaGGAGTACTGCCTGGTGAAGTGGCGCGGCTACCCAAATCCCCGTGGACTTTGGGGTCTCCTCAGTCCCAAATCCCCTGGACTTTGGggtctcccccttccccagaccccccagccccccccccagattttGGGGTACCCCCCAACCCTTTTTCTCCCCGCCCCCCAGGACGAGGAGTACTACCTGGTGAAGTGGCGCGGCTACCCGCCCTCCTCCAACACCTGGGAGCCCCGCCGCAACCTCCGCTGCCGCGGCCTCCTCCGGCAGCTCCACCACGACCTGGCCCGCGCCCCGGGGGggcctgcccggcccggcccccgcggcctcccccccccccgcgctccTCCTACCTGGTGCAGAAAGCGGAGCAGCGGCGGGCCCTGCGCCGCTGGGAGCGCCGCCTCAACAGCACCCGCAGCCACCGGGGCCGCATCGCCGTGGAGAACGAGGTGGACCTGCACGGCCCCCCGGGACTTCGTCTACGTCAACGAGTACAAGGTGGGGGCCGGCGTCTCGCTCAGCCCCGTGGCGGCGGGCTGCGAGTGCCTCGACTGCCTGGCCGAGgcgccggggggctgctgcccggggGCTTCGAGGAACAAGTTCGCCTACAACGAGGCCGGGCAGGTGAGGATCCGCGCGGGGCTGCCCATCTACGAGTGCAACTCGCGGTGCCGCTGCGGGGCCGAGTGCCCCAACCGCGTGGTGCAGAAGGGGATCCGCTACGACCTCTGCATCTTCCGCACGGGCGACGGGCGCGGCTGGGGGGTGCGCACCCTGCAGCGCATCCGCAAGAACAGCTTCGCTGCGTCATGGAGTACGTCGGAGAGGTGAGccgggggggtatggggggggcgTACGGGGGGCGtagggggcacaggggggccGTATGGGGGACATATCGGGGGTGTGGGGGACATAGGGAACAGCTTCGGCATGGAGTACGTCGGAGAggtgagccgggggggggggtatgggggcgtACGGGGCGTATGGGGGGCGTAGGGGACACGGGGGAGGCATACGGGGGCCATAGGGGACACATGGGGGTGTAGGGGACAGGGAACAGCTTCGTCATGGAGTACGTCGGAGAGGTGAGCcggggggggtatggggggcgTACGGGGCGTGGGGGCGTAGGGAACACAGGGGGGACATATCAGGGGTGTatgggacacgggggggacataCAGGGGGCGTAGGGGACATAGGGGGGCGATGGGACAGGGGAACAGCTTCGTCATGGAGTACGTCGGAGAggtgagccgggggggggcgtaTGGGGGGCGTAGGGAACACAGGGGGGGACATATCGGGGGCGTatgggacacggggggacataCGGGGGGTGTAGGGGACACGGGGAACAGCTTCGTCATGGAGTACGTCGGAGAggtgagccggggggggggggtgtgggggcatACGGGgcgtatggggggcatatgagaGGTGTAGGGGGCACAGGGGGGACATATCAGGGGTGTAAGGGACACGGGGGACATACAGGGGCGTAGGGGGACATATGGGGGACGTAGGGGACACGTGGGGGGCATACGGGGGACGAGGGGACATATGGGGGGACATAGGGGGGCGTAGGGGGACATACGGGGGGCGTATGGGACACAGGGGGACACATGGGGGGTGTAGGGGACATAGGGAACAACTTCGTCATGGAGTACGTCGGAGAggtgagccgggggggggggggtatgggggggcgtaggggacatgggggggacacatgAGAGGTGTAGGGGGCACAGGGGGGAACATATCAGGGGTGTatgggacacgggggggacataCGGGGGCGTAGGGGGCATATGGGGGACGTAGGGGACATacggggggacacaggggacatgggggggacatagCGGGGGACGTatgggacacggggggacacatGGGGGCGTATGGGACAGGGAACAGCTTCGGCATGGAGTACGTCGGAGAGGTGAGccggggggcgtggggggcatatgggggcGTATGGGGGGCGTATGAGAGGTGTATGGGACACAGGGGGGACATATGGGGGCCATAGGGGACATAGGGGGGCGTAGGGGACATAGGGGGGCGTATGGGACAGGGGAACAGCTTCGTCATGGAGTACGTCGGAGAGGTGAGCCGGGGGGGCGTGTGGGGGCGTATGGGGGGTGTAGGGGACATAGGGGGGGCATAGGGGACACAGGGGGGACACACGGAGGGCGTAGGGGACACATGGGGGACgtaggggacacggggggggacatACACGGGGCGTAGGGGACATAGCGGGGTTATATGGGACACAGGGGGACACATGGGGGGTGTATGGGACAGGGAACAGCTTCGGCAGGGAGCACGTCGGAGATGTGGGGGGGCGTAGGGGACACAGGGGGGCATATGGGGGGCATAGGGGACATatggggggacacagggggacatATGGGGGGTGTAGGGGACACGGGGGAAATATGGGAGGGGCGTATGGGACACCGGGGGGGACATATGGGGGTGTAGGGGACAtagggggggacacggggacataTGGGGGGCGTATGGGGGGGGTGTAGGGGACACGGGGAACAGCTTCGGCATGGAGCACGTCGGAGAGGTGagggggggcatatgggggaTGTACGGGGGGCATAGGGGACATGGGTGGGACATATGGGGGGGCgtaggggacacgggggggcatatggggggCGTAGGGGACGTAGGagacacggggggacacggggagcaGCTTCGGCATGGAGTACATGGAGATGTGGGGGGAGAATACGGGGGGCATAGGGGGTGCATAGGAGACATATGGGACACAGGGGGACATATGGGGGCGTAGGGGACATGGGAGACACGGGGAACAGGTTTGTCATGGAGTACGTCagagaggtggggggggggtacaGGGGGGCGGGGGGTACGGGGTCAGATTGGGGGCTTAGGGGCCACCGGGGGGCCataggggacatggggggacgtATGGGGGCCATACGGGACACAGGGGGACGTAcaggacacggggggacacatGGGGGGGGTGTAGGGGACACGGGGAGCAGCTTCGTCACGGAGTACGTCGGAGAGGTgagggggggcacagggggtgtagggggacaccagggggtgtgggggacaccgggggggcaTAGGGGATGTGGGGGACGTATGGGGGCCATACGGGACACCGGAGGATATAGGGGGACGTGcgggacatggggggggcgtatggggacactgggggatgtaggggacacggggacgccGGGGGACGTAGGgggccctggggagggggggcatatggggggggggacgggggggtatatggggggacaggggggggaCTATACGGGGCAcggggggctatagggggcataggggccccggggggccccGCGGTGACCGGCGCCCCCCCAGATCATCACGTCGGAGGAGGCGGAGCGGCGCGGGCAGGTGTACGACCGGCAGGGCGCCACCTACCTCTTCGACCTGGACTACGTGGAGGACGTCTACACGGTGGACGCCGCGCACTACGGCAACATCTCCCACTTCGTCAACCACAGCGTGCGTGCCGCGGGCTAATTAACCCCCTCACGGCTAATTAACCCCCTCACGGCTAATTAACCCCTCATGGCTAATTAACCCCCTCACGGCTGATTGCCCCACCTAACGGCTAATCAATTGCCCCAGGCCAATGGCCTGTTACCCCCGCCTAATGGCCAATTAATTACCCCAAGCCAATGGCTAATTACTCTGCCTAACGGCTAATTACCCCACCTAATGGCCAATCAATTACCCCAGGCCAATGGCTAATTACCCCACCTAATGGCTAATCAATTACCCCAGGCCAATGGCTAATTACCCCCACCTAATGGCTAATTACCCCGCTTAATGGCTAATCAATTACCCCAGGCCAATGGCTAATTAATTACCCCGGGGGCAATGGCTAATTACCCCTGGCTAATCGCTAATTATCCTTGGCCGATGGCTAATGACCCCCAGCCAATGGCCAATTACCCCCAGCCAATGGCCAGTTACCCCTGGCCTGATGCCTAATTACCCCTGGCTGATTGCTAATTACCCTGGGCTAATGGGTAATTACCCCGGGCTAATGGCTAATTACCCATGGCTAATGGCTAATTAGTTACCCCTGGCCAATGACTTATTAATTACCCTGGGCCAATGGCTGATTACTCCTGGCCAATTACTAATTACCCTATGCTAATGGCTAATTACCCCTGGCCAATTGCTAATTACCCCTGGCCAATTGCCAATTACCCCAGGCTAATGGCCAATTACCCCAGGCTAATGGCCAATTACCCCCGCCTAACGGCTAATTAATTACCTCGGGGCAATGGCCAATTACCCCTGGCCTGATGCATAATTACCCCCAGCTGATTGCTAATTACCCTGGGCCAATGGCTAATTACCCCGGGCTAATGGCTAATTACCCATGGCTAATGGCTAATTAGTTACCCCTGGCCAATGACTTATTAATTACCCTGGGCTAATGGCTGATTACTCCTGGCCAATTGCTAATTACCCCAAGGCTAATGGCTAATCACCCCTGGCCAATTACTAATTACCCTATGCTAATGGCCAATTACCCCAGGCTAATGGCCAATTACCGCTGGCCTAATGGCTAATTACCCCAGGCTAATGGCCAATTACCCCTGCCTAATGGCTAATTACCCCCACCTAATGGCTAATTACCCCCACCTAATGGCTAATTACCCCCACCTAATGGCTAATCACCCCCCTAATTAGATCCCCGCTCTCAAACTGCCCATCCCCCCCCCATCAGCACCTCTAATTCCCCATTTCCTCGAAGCCGGTGGGCGGGGCTCCCCGGCTGTCAATCACGGGCGGTGGGCGGGGCAGGGGGCGTGGTCTAACCCGGCccctcccctgtgccccccgccccccagtgCGACCCCAACCTGCAGGTGTACAACGTCTTCATCGAGAACCTGGACGAGCGCCTGCCGCGCATCGCCCTCTTCGCCACGCGCCCCCATCCGCGCCGGCGAGGAGCTCACCTTCGACTACAACATGCACGGtacggccccgccgcgccccacGGCGCGACCCACGGCCTGACCCACGGCACGACCCATAGCACGCCCCACGGCACGCCCCACGGCCTGACCCACGGCACGACCCATAGCAcgccccacaccctgccccacaccgtgccccatagcgcccccccacaccctgccGCATGGCGTGACCCATAGTGTgcccccacaccctgccccacagTGTGACCCACACCGTGCCCCACGGCGtgccccacaccctgccccatagcctgccccatagtGTGCCCCACACCCTGACCCACAGTGTGacccacaccctgccccacagTGTGACCCATAGCACGCCCCACACCCTGACCCACAGTGTGacccacaccctgccccacgGCATGACCCATCGCATGgcccacaccctgccccacgGCGTGACCCATAGCAcgccccacaccctgccccatagcgcaccccacaccctgccccacgGCGTGCCCCACGGTGTGacccacatcctgccccacagcgcgcccccacaccctgccccacagTGTGACCTACAGCACGCCCCACACCCAGCCCCACACCATGCCCCACACCATGCCCTATGGCGcaccccacagcctgccccacagccagccccaagGCAAACCCCACAACCAGCCCCATGGTGCACCCCACACCTGGCCCCACGGCATGTCCCATGGGGTGCCCCACACCTCACCCCACACCCGGCCCCACGGTGTGCCACACACCGTGCCTCACCCCACGGCACACCCCACACTGTGCCCCATGGCGCGCCCCCACACCTGTGCCCCACACCGTGCCCCACGCCTGCCCCATACTGTGCTGTGCCCCACGGCTTGCCCCACGGCGCGCCCCACACACCGTGCCTCACCCCACACCTGGCCCCATGGCACACCCCACACGCTGTGCCCCACGGCACGCCCCACAGCTGAACCCCACACCGTGCCCAAGGCGTGCCCCACACCTGACCCCATAGTGTGCCCCACACCTGGCCCCACGGCGCGCCCCACAACGTGCCTCACCCCACACCCGGCCCCACACACCGCACCCCACGGCGCGCCCCACGGCGCACCCCACGGCTCCGGGTgcctccccctcacccccccccccccccctctccccgcagTGGACCCGGTGGACGCCGAGAGCACCCGCATGGACTCCAACTTcgggctggcgggggggggcctggggggctccccccgctcccGGGGCCGCATCGAGTGCAAGTGCGGGGCCGCCACGTGCCGCAAGTACCTTTTCTGACCCGAAACGCGCAGCGGGGGTGCAAACAACGCTTGTTGAACGCAGCGGGGGGTC
The nucleotide sequence above comes from Anser cygnoides isolate HZ-2024a breed goose chromosome 29, Taihu_goose_T2T_genome, whole genome shotgun sequence. Encoded proteins:
- the SUV39H1 gene encoding LOW QUALITY PROTEIN: histone-lysine N-methyltransferase SUV39H1 (The sequence of the model RefSeq protein was modified relative to this genomic sequence to represent the inferred CDS: inserted 3 bases in 2 codons; deleted 1 base in 1 codon) gives rise to the protein MAENLKECRVCCKSSWAQLQDLCRLQRVQCRALGVTRRNLAHFEVEYLCDYKRVRDEEYYLVKWRGYPPSSNTWEPRRNLRCRGLLRQLHHDLARAPGGPARXRPPRPPPPPRSSYLVQKAEQRRALRRWERRLNSTRSHRGRIAVENEVDLHGPPXDFVYVNEYKVGAGVSLSPVAAGCECLDCLAEAPGGCCPGASRNKFAYNEAGQVRIRAGLPIYECNSRCRCGAECPNRVVQKGIRYDLCIFRTGDGRGWGVRTLQRIRKNSFVMEYVGEIITSEEAERRGQVYDRQGATYLFDLDYVEDVYTVDAAHYGNISHFVNHSCDPNLQVYNVFIENLDERLPRIALFATRPIRAGEELTFDYNMHVDPVDAESTRMDSNFGLAGGGLGGSPRSRGRIECKCGAATCRKYLF